From a single Phocoena sinus isolate mPhoSin1 chromosome 1, mPhoSin1.pri, whole genome shotgun sequence genomic region:
- the MAP7D1 gene encoding MAP7 domain-containing protein 1 isoform X2, with product MESGSRSEPGAGAAPDVAARTPPEPRPSPEGDPSPPPPPPPMSALVPDTPPDTPPAMKNTTGPKQLPLEPESPPELVGPRPAPKQEESPFSEVKIRGPTPPATGPRDARPPRRSSQPSPTAGSAADSPPTKQDAKKAGERHKLAKERREERAKYLAAKKAVWLEKEEKAKVLREKQLQERRRRLEEQRLKAEQRRAALEERQRQKLEKNKERYEAAIQRSVKKTWAEIRQQRWSWAGALHHSSPGRKPSGSRCSVSAVNLPKHVDSIINKRLSKSSATLWNSPSRNRSLQLSPWESSIVDRLMTPTLSFLARSRSAVTLPRNGRDQGRGHGPGRAPSRGGTGASLVSRPRPDRTHPSAAVPVCPRSASASPLTPCSIPRSGHRCAPAGERRKASAGGSPAPARLRPEASLVQKKEKKDKERENEKEKSALARERSLKKRQSLPASPRARLSTVNTEFSPKSKARPSSPSTSWHRPASPCLSPGPGHALPPKPPSPRGTTASPKGRVRRKDEAKETLSVAGPEDKNQSKGKALDEKEPAAPASPAPSPVPSPTPAQPQEEQPTEIPADTPVLTSPPAPAPLVTPSKPMAGTTDREEATRLLAEKRRQAREQREREEQERRLQAERDKRMREEQLAREFETRAEREAEARRREEQEAREKAQAEQEELERLQKQKEEAEARSREEAERQRLEREKHFQREEQERQERKKRLEEIMKRTRKSEAAETKKQDRKEAKANNSSPGIDPVKAMEARSSGLQKEAVQKEELAPQEPQWSLPNKESPGSLVNGLQPLPAHQENGFSPKGPSGDKSLGRTPEALLPFAEAEAFLKKAVVQAPQVTEVL from the exons ATGGAGAGCGGCTCACGTTCGGAGCCCGGTGCCGGCGCAGCCCCAG ATGTGGCAGCCAGGACCCCTCCAGAGCCAAGACCTTCTCCAGAAGGTGACCCCtccccgccaccaccaccaccaccgatGTCAGCCCTGGTGCCCGACACTCCCCCAGACACCCCTCCCGCCATGAAGAACACCACTGGCCCTAAGCAGCTCCCACTGGAACCAGAAAGCCCCCCAGAGCTGGTAGGGCCTAGGCCAGCCCCGAAGCAGGAAGAGTCCCCTTTCTCAGAAGTGAAGATCAGGGGACCCACCCCACCAGCCACAGGCCCACGGGATGCCAGGCCTCCTCGAAGAAGCAGCCAGCCATCCCCAACAGCAGGGTCAGCTGCCGACAGCCCTCCCACGAAGCAAG ATGCAAagaaggcaggagagagacaCAAGCTGGCGAAGGAGCGGCGGGAAGAGCGGGCCAAGTACCTGG CGGCCAAGAAGGCGGTGTggctggagaaggaggagaaggccaAGGTGCTGCGGGAGAAGCAGCTCCAGGAGCGCCGGCGGCGGCTGGAGGAGCAGCGGCTCAAAGCCGAGCAACGCCGAGCAGCCCTGGAGGAGCGGCAGCGGCAGAAACTGGAGAAAAACAAG GAGCGATATGAAGCAGCCATCCAGCGGTCAGTGAAGAAGACGTGGGCCGAAATCCGGCAGCAGCGCTGGTCCTGGGCAGGGGCCCTGCACCACAGCTCCCCAGGACGGAAGCCCA GTGGGAGCAGGTGCTCCGTGTCGGCAGTAAACCTGCCCAAACACGTGGACTCTATAATCAACAAGCGGCTCTCAAAGTCCTCTGCCACGCTCTGGAACTCCCCCAGTAGAA ATCGCAGCCTGCAGCTGAGCCCATGGGAGAGCAGCATTGTGGACCGTCTGATGACgcccaccctctccttcctggCACGGAGTCGCAGTGCAGTCACCCTGCCCCGAAACGGCCGGGACCAGGGTAGGGGCCACGGTCCTGGGAGAGCCCCCTCGAGAGGCGGGACAGGGGCCAGCCTCGTGAGTAGGCCACGCCCCGACCGCACTCATCCCTCCGCAGCCGTGCCCGTGTGCCCTCGCTCGGCCTCCGCCAGCCCCCTGACGCCGTGCAGCATCCCCCGAAGCGGGCACCGCTGCGCCCCCGCCGGGGAGCGCCGCAAGGCCAGCGCCGGGGGCAGCCCTGCCCCGGCACGTCTCCGGCCCGAGGCTTCGCTG GtgcagaaaaaggagaagaaggacaAGGAGCGGGAAAACGAGAAGGAGAAgagtgccctggcccgggagcgCAGCCTCAAGAAGCGACAGTCGCTGCCGGCCTCTCCGCGCGCGCGCCTCTCCACTGTCAACACGGAGTTCAG tcccAAATCCAAGGCCCGGCCATCCTCTCCCTCCACATCCTGGCACAGGcctgcctctccctgcctcaGCCCAGGGCCAGGTCATGCTCTGCCCCCAAAACCACCGTCCCCCCGAGGTACCACTGCATCACCCAAGGGGCGGGTTCGGAGGAAGGATGAAGCAAAGGAGACCCTCAGTGTGGCGGGGCCTGAGGACAAGAACCAGAGCAAGGGCAAGGCCCTTGACGAGAAGGAGCCTGCAGCCCCAGCCTCACCCGCACCCTCGCCTGTGccctcacccaccccagcccagccccaggaggAGCAGCCCACAGAGATCCCTGCAG ATACACCAGTCTTgacctcacccccagcccctgctcccctGGTGACCCCTAGCAAACCGATGGCTGGCACGACGGACCGAGAAGAGGCCACTAGGCTCCTGGCTGAGAAGCGGCGCCAGGCCCGGGAGCAGCGGGAGCGCGAGGAACAGGAGCGGAGGCTGCAGGCAGAAAGGGACAA GCGAATGCGAGAGGAGCAGCTGGCTCGGGAGTTCGAGACTCGGGCAGAGCGGGAGGCGGAGGCCAGGAGGCGGGAGGAGCAGGAGGCCCGGGAGAAGGCTCAGGCGGAGCAGGAGGAGCTGGAGCGGCTGCAGAAGCAG AAAGAGGAGGCCGAAGCTCGATCCCGAGAAGAAGCGGAGCGGCAGCGTCTGGAGCGGGAAAAGCACTTCCAGCGCGAGGAGCAGGAGCGGCAGGAGCGCAAAAAG CGCCTGGAGGAAATCATGAAGAGGACTCGGAAGTCAGAAGCTGCTGAAACCAAG AAGCAGGACAGAAAGGAGGCAAAGGCCAACAATTCCAGCCCAG GGATAGACCCTGTGAAAGCCATGGAGGCTCGGTCTTCCGGGCTGCAGAAGGAGGCTGTGCAGAAAGAGGAGCTGGCCCCCCAGGAGCCTCAGTGGAG CCTGCCAAACAAGGAGTCGCCAGGGTCCCTGGTGAATGGCCTGCAGCCTCTCCCAGCGCACCAGGAGAATGGCTTCTCCCCTAAGGGACCCTCTGGGGACAAGAGTCTGGGACGAACTCCAGAGGCACTCCTGCCCTTCGCAGAGGCAGAAGCCTTCCTCAAGAAAGCTGTGGTGCAGGCCCCGCAGGTCACAG AAGTCCTTTAA
- the MAP7D1 gene encoding MAP7 domain-containing protein 1 isoform X4, which yields MESGSRSEPGAGAAPDVAARTPPEPRPSPEGDPSPPPPPPPMSALVPDTPPDTPPAMKNTTGPKQLPLEPESPPELVGPRPAPKQEESPFSEVKIRGPTPPATGPRDARPPRRSSQPSPTAGSAADSPPTKQDAKKAGERHKLAKERREERAKYLAAKKAVWLEKEEKAKVLREKQLQERRRRLEEQRLKAEQRRAALEERQRQKLEKNKERYEAAIQRSVKKTWAEIRQQRWSWAGALHHSSPGRKPSGSRCSVSAVNLPKHVDSIINKRLSKSSATLWNSPSRNRSLQLSPWESSIVDRLMTPTLSFLARSRSAVTLPRNGRDQAVPVCPRSASASPLTPCSIPRSGHRCAPAGERRKASAGGSPAPARLRPEASLVQKKEKKDKERENEKEKSALARERSLKKRQSLPASPRARLSTVNTEFSPKSKARPSSPSTSWHRPASPCLSPGPGHALPPKPPSPRGTTASPKGRVRRKDEAKETLSVAGPEDKNQSKGKALDEKEPAAPASPAPSPVPSPTPAQPQEEQPTEIPADTPVLTSPPAPAPLVTPSKPMAGTTDREEATRLLAEKRRQAREQREREEQERRLQAERDKRMREEQLAREFETRAEREAEARRREEQEAREKAQAEQEELERLQKQKEEAEARSREEAERQRLEREKHFQREEQERQERKKRLEEIMKRTRKSEAAETKKQDRKEAKANNSSPGIDPVKAMEARSSGLQKEAVQKEELAPQEPQWSLPNKESPGSLVNGLQPLPAHQENGFSPKGPSGDKSLGRTPEALLPFAEAEAFLKKAVVQAPQVTEVL from the exons ATGGAGAGCGGCTCACGTTCGGAGCCCGGTGCCGGCGCAGCCCCAG ATGTGGCAGCCAGGACCCCTCCAGAGCCAAGACCTTCTCCAGAAGGTGACCCCtccccgccaccaccaccaccaccgatGTCAGCCCTGGTGCCCGACACTCCCCCAGACACCCCTCCCGCCATGAAGAACACCACTGGCCCTAAGCAGCTCCCACTGGAACCAGAAAGCCCCCCAGAGCTGGTAGGGCCTAGGCCAGCCCCGAAGCAGGAAGAGTCCCCTTTCTCAGAAGTGAAGATCAGGGGACCCACCCCACCAGCCACAGGCCCACGGGATGCCAGGCCTCCTCGAAGAAGCAGCCAGCCATCCCCAACAGCAGGGTCAGCTGCCGACAGCCCTCCCACGAAGCAAG ATGCAAagaaggcaggagagagacaCAAGCTGGCGAAGGAGCGGCGGGAAGAGCGGGCCAAGTACCTGG CGGCCAAGAAGGCGGTGTggctggagaaggaggagaaggccaAGGTGCTGCGGGAGAAGCAGCTCCAGGAGCGCCGGCGGCGGCTGGAGGAGCAGCGGCTCAAAGCCGAGCAACGCCGAGCAGCCCTGGAGGAGCGGCAGCGGCAGAAACTGGAGAAAAACAAG GAGCGATATGAAGCAGCCATCCAGCGGTCAGTGAAGAAGACGTGGGCCGAAATCCGGCAGCAGCGCTGGTCCTGGGCAGGGGCCCTGCACCACAGCTCCCCAGGACGGAAGCCCA GTGGGAGCAGGTGCTCCGTGTCGGCAGTAAACCTGCCCAAACACGTGGACTCTATAATCAACAAGCGGCTCTCAAAGTCCTCTGCCACGCTCTGGAACTCCCCCAGTAGAA ATCGCAGCCTGCAGCTGAGCCCATGGGAGAGCAGCATTGTGGACCGTCTGATGACgcccaccctctccttcctggCACGGAGTCGCAGTGCAGTCACCCTGCCCCGAAACGGCCGGGACCAGG CCGTGCCCGTGTGCCCTCGCTCGGCCTCCGCCAGCCCCCTGACGCCGTGCAGCATCCCCCGAAGCGGGCACCGCTGCGCCCCCGCCGGGGAGCGCCGCAAGGCCAGCGCCGGGGGCAGCCCTGCCCCGGCACGTCTCCGGCCCGAGGCTTCGCTG GtgcagaaaaaggagaagaaggacaAGGAGCGGGAAAACGAGAAGGAGAAgagtgccctggcccgggagcgCAGCCTCAAGAAGCGACAGTCGCTGCCGGCCTCTCCGCGCGCGCGCCTCTCCACTGTCAACACGGAGTTCAG tcccAAATCCAAGGCCCGGCCATCCTCTCCCTCCACATCCTGGCACAGGcctgcctctccctgcctcaGCCCAGGGCCAGGTCATGCTCTGCCCCCAAAACCACCGTCCCCCCGAGGTACCACTGCATCACCCAAGGGGCGGGTTCGGAGGAAGGATGAAGCAAAGGAGACCCTCAGTGTGGCGGGGCCTGAGGACAAGAACCAGAGCAAGGGCAAGGCCCTTGACGAGAAGGAGCCTGCAGCCCCAGCCTCACCCGCACCCTCGCCTGTGccctcacccaccccagcccagccccaggaggAGCAGCCCACAGAGATCCCTGCAG ATACACCAGTCTTgacctcacccccagcccctgctcccctGGTGACCCCTAGCAAACCGATGGCTGGCACGACGGACCGAGAAGAGGCCACTAGGCTCCTGGCTGAGAAGCGGCGCCAGGCCCGGGAGCAGCGGGAGCGCGAGGAACAGGAGCGGAGGCTGCAGGCAGAAAGGGACAA GCGAATGCGAGAGGAGCAGCTGGCTCGGGAGTTCGAGACTCGGGCAGAGCGGGAGGCGGAGGCCAGGAGGCGGGAGGAGCAGGAGGCCCGGGAGAAGGCTCAGGCGGAGCAGGAGGAGCTGGAGCGGCTGCAGAAGCAG AAAGAGGAGGCCGAAGCTCGATCCCGAGAAGAAGCGGAGCGGCAGCGTCTGGAGCGGGAAAAGCACTTCCAGCGCGAGGAGCAGGAGCGGCAGGAGCGCAAAAAG CGCCTGGAGGAAATCATGAAGAGGACTCGGAAGTCAGAAGCTGCTGAAACCAAG AAGCAGGACAGAAAGGAGGCAAAGGCCAACAATTCCAGCCCAG GGATAGACCCTGTGAAAGCCATGGAGGCTCGGTCTTCCGGGCTGCAGAAGGAGGCTGTGCAGAAAGAGGAGCTGGCCCCCCAGGAGCCTCAGTGGAG CCTGCCAAACAAGGAGTCGCCAGGGTCCCTGGTGAATGGCCTGCAGCCTCTCCCAGCGCACCAGGAGAATGGCTTCTCCCCTAAGGGACCCTCTGGGGACAAGAGTCTGGGACGAACTCCAGAGGCACTCCTGCCCTTCGCAGAGGCAGAAGCCTTCCTCAAGAAAGCTGTGGTGCAGGCCCCGCAGGTCACAG AAGTCCTTTAA
- the MAP7D1 gene encoding MAP7 domain-containing protein 1 isoform X1: MESGSRSEPGAGAAPDVAARTPPEPRPSPEGDPSPPPPPPPMSALVPDTPPDTPPAMKNTTGPKQLPLEPESPPELVGPRPAPKQEESPFSEVKIRGPTPPATGPRDARPPRRSSQPSPTAGSAADSPPTKQDAKKAGERHKLAKERREERAKYLAAKKAVWLEKEEKAKVLREKQLQERRRRLEEQRLKAEQRRAALEERQRQKLEKNKERYEAAIQRSVKKTWAEIRQQRWSWAGALHHSSPGRKPSGSRCSVSAVNLPKHVDSIINKRLSKSSATLWNSPSRNRSLQLSPWESSIVDRLMTPTLSFLARSRSAVTLPRNGRDQGRGHGPGRAPSRGGTGASLVSRPRPDRTHPSAAVPVCPRSASASPLTPCSIPRSGHRCAPAGERRKASAGGSPAPARLRPEASLVQKKEKKDKERENEKEKSALARERSLKKRQSLPASPRARLSTVNTEFSPKSKARPSSPSTSWHRPASPCLSPGPGHALPPKPPSPRGTTASPKGRVRRKDEAKETLSVAGPEDKNQSKGKALDEKEPAAPASPAPSPVPSPTPAQPQEEQPTEIPADTPVLTSPPAPAPLVTPSKPMAGTTDREEATRLLAEKRRQAREQREREEQERRLQAERDKRMREEQLAREFETRAEREAEARRREEQEAREKAQAEQEELERLQKQKEEAEARSREEAERQRLEREKHFQREEQERQERKKRLEEIMKRTRKSEAAETKQKQDRKEAKANNSSPGIDPVKAMEARSSGLQKEAVQKEELAPQEPQWSLPNKESPGSLVNGLQPLPAHQENGFSPKGPSGDKSLGRTPEALLPFAEAEAFLKKAVVQAPQVTEVL, encoded by the exons ATGGAGAGCGGCTCACGTTCGGAGCCCGGTGCCGGCGCAGCCCCAG ATGTGGCAGCCAGGACCCCTCCAGAGCCAAGACCTTCTCCAGAAGGTGACCCCtccccgccaccaccaccaccaccgatGTCAGCCCTGGTGCCCGACACTCCCCCAGACACCCCTCCCGCCATGAAGAACACCACTGGCCCTAAGCAGCTCCCACTGGAACCAGAAAGCCCCCCAGAGCTGGTAGGGCCTAGGCCAGCCCCGAAGCAGGAAGAGTCCCCTTTCTCAGAAGTGAAGATCAGGGGACCCACCCCACCAGCCACAGGCCCACGGGATGCCAGGCCTCCTCGAAGAAGCAGCCAGCCATCCCCAACAGCAGGGTCAGCTGCCGACAGCCCTCCCACGAAGCAAG ATGCAAagaaggcaggagagagacaCAAGCTGGCGAAGGAGCGGCGGGAAGAGCGGGCCAAGTACCTGG CGGCCAAGAAGGCGGTGTggctggagaaggaggagaaggccaAGGTGCTGCGGGAGAAGCAGCTCCAGGAGCGCCGGCGGCGGCTGGAGGAGCAGCGGCTCAAAGCCGAGCAACGCCGAGCAGCCCTGGAGGAGCGGCAGCGGCAGAAACTGGAGAAAAACAAG GAGCGATATGAAGCAGCCATCCAGCGGTCAGTGAAGAAGACGTGGGCCGAAATCCGGCAGCAGCGCTGGTCCTGGGCAGGGGCCCTGCACCACAGCTCCCCAGGACGGAAGCCCA GTGGGAGCAGGTGCTCCGTGTCGGCAGTAAACCTGCCCAAACACGTGGACTCTATAATCAACAAGCGGCTCTCAAAGTCCTCTGCCACGCTCTGGAACTCCCCCAGTAGAA ATCGCAGCCTGCAGCTGAGCCCATGGGAGAGCAGCATTGTGGACCGTCTGATGACgcccaccctctccttcctggCACGGAGTCGCAGTGCAGTCACCCTGCCCCGAAACGGCCGGGACCAGGGTAGGGGCCACGGTCCTGGGAGAGCCCCCTCGAGAGGCGGGACAGGGGCCAGCCTCGTGAGTAGGCCACGCCCCGACCGCACTCATCCCTCCGCAGCCGTGCCCGTGTGCCCTCGCTCGGCCTCCGCCAGCCCCCTGACGCCGTGCAGCATCCCCCGAAGCGGGCACCGCTGCGCCCCCGCCGGGGAGCGCCGCAAGGCCAGCGCCGGGGGCAGCCCTGCCCCGGCACGTCTCCGGCCCGAGGCTTCGCTG GtgcagaaaaaggagaagaaggacaAGGAGCGGGAAAACGAGAAGGAGAAgagtgccctggcccgggagcgCAGCCTCAAGAAGCGACAGTCGCTGCCGGCCTCTCCGCGCGCGCGCCTCTCCACTGTCAACACGGAGTTCAG tcccAAATCCAAGGCCCGGCCATCCTCTCCCTCCACATCCTGGCACAGGcctgcctctccctgcctcaGCCCAGGGCCAGGTCATGCTCTGCCCCCAAAACCACCGTCCCCCCGAGGTACCACTGCATCACCCAAGGGGCGGGTTCGGAGGAAGGATGAAGCAAAGGAGACCCTCAGTGTGGCGGGGCCTGAGGACAAGAACCAGAGCAAGGGCAAGGCCCTTGACGAGAAGGAGCCTGCAGCCCCAGCCTCACCCGCACCCTCGCCTGTGccctcacccaccccagcccagccccaggaggAGCAGCCCACAGAGATCCCTGCAG ATACACCAGTCTTgacctcacccccagcccctgctcccctGGTGACCCCTAGCAAACCGATGGCTGGCACGACGGACCGAGAAGAGGCCACTAGGCTCCTGGCTGAGAAGCGGCGCCAGGCCCGGGAGCAGCGGGAGCGCGAGGAACAGGAGCGGAGGCTGCAGGCAGAAAGGGACAA GCGAATGCGAGAGGAGCAGCTGGCTCGGGAGTTCGAGACTCGGGCAGAGCGGGAGGCGGAGGCCAGGAGGCGGGAGGAGCAGGAGGCCCGGGAGAAGGCTCAGGCGGAGCAGGAGGAGCTGGAGCGGCTGCAGAAGCAG AAAGAGGAGGCCGAAGCTCGATCCCGAGAAGAAGCGGAGCGGCAGCGTCTGGAGCGGGAAAAGCACTTCCAGCGCGAGGAGCAGGAGCGGCAGGAGCGCAAAAAG CGCCTGGAGGAAATCATGAAGAGGACTCGGAAGTCAGAAGCTGCTGAAACCAAG CAGAAGCAGGACAGAAAGGAGGCAAAGGCCAACAATTCCAGCCCAG GGATAGACCCTGTGAAAGCCATGGAGGCTCGGTCTTCCGGGCTGCAGAAGGAGGCTGTGCAGAAAGAGGAGCTGGCCCCCCAGGAGCCTCAGTGGAG CCTGCCAAACAAGGAGTCGCCAGGGTCCCTGGTGAATGGCCTGCAGCCTCTCCCAGCGCACCAGGAGAATGGCTTCTCCCCTAAGGGACCCTCTGGGGACAAGAGTCTGGGACGAACTCCAGAGGCACTCCTGCCCTTCGCAGAGGCAGAAGCCTTCCTCAAGAAAGCTGTGGTGCAGGCCCCGCAGGTCACAG AAGTCCTTTAA
- the MAP7D1 gene encoding MAP7 domain-containing protein 1 isoform X7: protein MESGSRSEPGAGAAPDVAARTPPEPRPSPEGDPSPPPPPPPMSALVPDTPPDTPPAMKNTTGPKQLPLEPESPPELVGPRPAPKQEESPFSEVKIRGPTPPATGPRDARPPRRSSQPSPTAGSAADSPPTKQDAKKAGERHKLAKERREERAKYLAAKKAVWLEKEEKAKVLREKQLQERRRRLEEQRLKAEQRRAALEERQRQKLEKNKERYEAAIQRSVKKTWAEIRQQRWSWAGALHHSSPGRKPNRSLQLSPWESSIVDRLMTPTLSFLARSRSAVTLPRNGRDQAVPVCPRSASASPLTPCSIPRSGHRCAPAGERRKASAGGSPAPARLRPEASLVQKKEKKDKERENEKEKSALARERSLKKRQSLPASPRARLSTVNTEFSPKSKARPSSPSTSWHRPASPCLSPGPGHALPPKPPSPRGTTASPKGRVRRKDEAKETLSVAGPEDKNQSKGKALDEKEPAAPASPAPSPVPSPTPAQPQEEQPTEIPADTPVLTSPPAPAPLVTPSKPMAGTTDREEATRLLAEKRRQAREQREREEQERRLQAERDKRMREEQLAREFETRAEREAEARRREEQEAREKAQAEQEELERLQKQKEEAEARSREEAERQRLEREKHFQREEQERQERKKRLEEIMKRTRKSEAAETKKQDRKEAKANNSSPGIDPVKAMEARSSGLQKEAVQKEELAPQEPQWSLPNKESPGSLVNGLQPLPAHQENGFSPKGPSGDKSLGRTPEALLPFAEAEAFLKKAVVQAPQVTEVL from the exons ATGGAGAGCGGCTCACGTTCGGAGCCCGGTGCCGGCGCAGCCCCAG ATGTGGCAGCCAGGACCCCTCCAGAGCCAAGACCTTCTCCAGAAGGTGACCCCtccccgccaccaccaccaccaccgatGTCAGCCCTGGTGCCCGACACTCCCCCAGACACCCCTCCCGCCATGAAGAACACCACTGGCCCTAAGCAGCTCCCACTGGAACCAGAAAGCCCCCCAGAGCTGGTAGGGCCTAGGCCAGCCCCGAAGCAGGAAGAGTCCCCTTTCTCAGAAGTGAAGATCAGGGGACCCACCCCACCAGCCACAGGCCCACGGGATGCCAGGCCTCCTCGAAGAAGCAGCCAGCCATCCCCAACAGCAGGGTCAGCTGCCGACAGCCCTCCCACGAAGCAAG ATGCAAagaaggcaggagagagacaCAAGCTGGCGAAGGAGCGGCGGGAAGAGCGGGCCAAGTACCTGG CGGCCAAGAAGGCGGTGTggctggagaaggaggagaaggccaAGGTGCTGCGGGAGAAGCAGCTCCAGGAGCGCCGGCGGCGGCTGGAGGAGCAGCGGCTCAAAGCCGAGCAACGCCGAGCAGCCCTGGAGGAGCGGCAGCGGCAGAAACTGGAGAAAAACAAG GAGCGATATGAAGCAGCCATCCAGCGGTCAGTGAAGAAGACGTGGGCCGAAATCCGGCAGCAGCGCTGGTCCTGGGCAGGGGCCCTGCACCACAGCTCCCCAGGACGGAAGCCCA ATCGCAGCCTGCAGCTGAGCCCATGGGAGAGCAGCATTGTGGACCGTCTGATGACgcccaccctctccttcctggCACGGAGTCGCAGTGCAGTCACCCTGCCCCGAAACGGCCGGGACCAGG CCGTGCCCGTGTGCCCTCGCTCGGCCTCCGCCAGCCCCCTGACGCCGTGCAGCATCCCCCGAAGCGGGCACCGCTGCGCCCCCGCCGGGGAGCGCCGCAAGGCCAGCGCCGGGGGCAGCCCTGCCCCGGCACGTCTCCGGCCCGAGGCTTCGCTG GtgcagaaaaaggagaagaaggacaAGGAGCGGGAAAACGAGAAGGAGAAgagtgccctggcccgggagcgCAGCCTCAAGAAGCGACAGTCGCTGCCGGCCTCTCCGCGCGCGCGCCTCTCCACTGTCAACACGGAGTTCAG tcccAAATCCAAGGCCCGGCCATCCTCTCCCTCCACATCCTGGCACAGGcctgcctctccctgcctcaGCCCAGGGCCAGGTCATGCTCTGCCCCCAAAACCACCGTCCCCCCGAGGTACCACTGCATCACCCAAGGGGCGGGTTCGGAGGAAGGATGAAGCAAAGGAGACCCTCAGTGTGGCGGGGCCTGAGGACAAGAACCAGAGCAAGGGCAAGGCCCTTGACGAGAAGGAGCCTGCAGCCCCAGCCTCACCCGCACCCTCGCCTGTGccctcacccaccccagcccagccccaggaggAGCAGCCCACAGAGATCCCTGCAG ATACACCAGTCTTgacctcacccccagcccctgctcccctGGTGACCCCTAGCAAACCGATGGCTGGCACGACGGACCGAGAAGAGGCCACTAGGCTCCTGGCTGAGAAGCGGCGCCAGGCCCGGGAGCAGCGGGAGCGCGAGGAACAGGAGCGGAGGCTGCAGGCAGAAAGGGACAA GCGAATGCGAGAGGAGCAGCTGGCTCGGGAGTTCGAGACTCGGGCAGAGCGGGAGGCGGAGGCCAGGAGGCGGGAGGAGCAGGAGGCCCGGGAGAAGGCTCAGGCGGAGCAGGAGGAGCTGGAGCGGCTGCAGAAGCAG AAAGAGGAGGCCGAAGCTCGATCCCGAGAAGAAGCGGAGCGGCAGCGTCTGGAGCGGGAAAAGCACTTCCAGCGCGAGGAGCAGGAGCGGCAGGAGCGCAAAAAG CGCCTGGAGGAAATCATGAAGAGGACTCGGAAGTCAGAAGCTGCTGAAACCAAG AAGCAGGACAGAAAGGAGGCAAAGGCCAACAATTCCAGCCCAG GGATAGACCCTGTGAAAGCCATGGAGGCTCGGTCTTCCGGGCTGCAGAAGGAGGCTGTGCAGAAAGAGGAGCTGGCCCCCCAGGAGCCTCAGTGGAG CCTGCCAAACAAGGAGTCGCCAGGGTCCCTGGTGAATGGCCTGCAGCCTCTCCCAGCGCACCAGGAGAATGGCTTCTCCCCTAAGGGACCCTCTGGGGACAAGAGTCTGGGACGAACTCCAGAGGCACTCCTGCCCTTCGCAGAGGCAGAAGCCTTCCTCAAGAAAGCTGTGGTGCAGGCCCCGCAGGTCACAG AAGTCCTTTAA